One stretch of Paramormyrops kingsleyae isolate MSU_618 chromosome 4, PKINGS_0.4, whole genome shotgun sequence DNA includes these proteins:
- the LOC111858956 gene encoding protein phosphatase 1 regulatory subunit 3D-like isoform X2: MQECRNLERSKLKGAGDMLPKLDAQLEEVFSHLVLEQEDEDKNDKRRTKSLPLSPEGCKKRVQFADAFGLNLAIVKHFSLTEEYLGPSHPAQHERATLAAGHGDAETGERYGFTVHAPPLLDVGSSVHFAVYCRTDQADFWDNNEGRNYSLVHQRKVNRGDTESSAV; the protein is encoded by the exons ATGCAGGAATGCAGAAATTTGGAGAGGAGTAAGCTGAAGGGGGCTGGGGACATGCTTCCTAAACTGGACGCGCAACTGGAGGAAGTTTTCTCACACTTGGTCCTGGAGCAAGAGGACGAAGATAAGAATGACAAGAGGAGGACGAAGTCTTTGCCCCTTTCCCCCGAGGGCTGCAAGAAGAGGGTTCAGTTCGCGGACGCGTTTGGATTAAACTTGGCGATTGTGAAGCACTTCAGCCTTACCGAGGAGTACCTGGGTCCGAGTCATCCTGCACAACACGAACGG GCGACCCTCGCAGCGGGACATGGGGACGCCGAAACTGGGGAGCGCTATGGGTTTACCGTGCACGCACCCCCGCTTCTGGATGTCGGATCCTCAGTGCACTTCGCAGTCTACTGCAGGACTGACCAGGCCGACTTCTGGGATAACAACGAGGGCCGCAATTACAGCCTGGTGCATCAGCGCAAAGTAAACAGGGGCGATACGGAATCCAGCGCAGTCTAA
- the LOC111858956 gene encoding protein phosphatase 1 regulatory subunit 3D-like isoform X1 — MQECRNLERSKLKGAGDMLPKLDAQLEEVFSHLVLEQEDEDKNDKRRTKSLPLSPEGCKKRVQFADAFGLNLAIVKHFSLTEEYLGPSHPAQHERASLDDLCHTLNSELGSERFVPYFKMPVETERFDALLQRCRVALEKVTVYNFDIRGSIRALTSDCCRKEVGVRYTFTDWRSFLDVQATLAAGHGDAETGERYGFTVHAPPLLDVGSSVHFAVYCRTDQADFWDNNEGRNYSLVHQRKVNRGDTESSAV, encoded by the coding sequence ATGCAGGAATGCAGAAATTTGGAGAGGAGTAAGCTGAAGGGGGCTGGGGACATGCTTCCTAAACTGGACGCGCAACTGGAGGAAGTTTTCTCACACTTGGTCCTGGAGCAAGAGGACGAAGATAAGAATGACAAGAGGAGGACGAAGTCTTTGCCCCTTTCCCCCGAGGGCTGCAAGAAGAGGGTTCAGTTCGCGGACGCGTTTGGATTAAACTTGGCGATTGTGAAGCACTTCAGCCTTACCGAGGAGTACCTGGGTCCGAGTCATCCTGCACAACACGAACGGGCAAGTCTGGATGATCTGTGCCACACGCTCAATTCCGAGCTGGGCAGTGAGCGTTTTGTACCATACTTTAAGATGCCTGTAGAGACGGAGCGCTTTGACGCACTGCTCCAGCGCTGTCGGGTGGCTCTAGAAAAAGTCACCGTCTATAATTTTGACATCCGAGGGTCAATCAGAGCCCTGACCTCGGACTGCTGCAGAAAAGAGGTGGGTGTGAGGTACACTTTCACCGACTGGCGCTCTTTTTTGGACGTGCAGGCGACCCTCGCAGCGGGACATGGGGACGCCGAAACTGGGGAGCGCTATGGGTTTACCGTGCACGCACCCCCGCTTCTGGATGTCGGATCCTCAGTGCACTTCGCAGTCTACTGCAGGACTGACCAGGCCGACTTCTGGGATAACAACGAGGGCCGCAATTACAGCCTGGTGCATCAGCGCAAAGTAAACAGGGGCGATACGGAATCCAGCGCAGTCTAA
- the rpp40 gene encoding ribonuclease P protein subunit p40 — MHPELQQSPRNILVFEKSNFMNEKSRHDLHVLKHYFNYKVSVFIPECGILPSELNDAISRFTKYYLVKDLPVHELLEEECLEKTVKKGRFYALSYNRRIDQDDVVAILPTGQMILSVNKDTYEQLGLEGKESQYTHKQPMRYVVTVDLTDKSMLPGSKRYNRVLWALKEKVPVKMDFLLARHSTEANEGGMLPSCLSQYHCRELQASISTQKLSSLPYPVLCSCDIRGEGYCEPHQFLEWLGAVTMEIDCNNDATSFMSTYSCPEQHNTLSQALLCSITGLLLPEDIQSLLEKLRSYFEQPKLTSWLSLVVHGFADSPVSWGMEEHGFHKGGENFYGFVVFGNQDYWLHMGTGANDGCPP, encoded by the exons ATGCATCCTGAATTACAGCAGTCCCCGAGAAATATATTGGTATTTGAGAAATCCAATTTTATGAATGAAAAATCCAGACACGACTTACACGTGCTCAAGCACTATTTCAACTACAAG GTATCTGTTTTCATACCCGAGTGCGGAATCCTTCCCTCGGAACTGAACGACGCCATCAGCCGTTTCACAAAATATTATCTGGTTAAGGATTTACCTGTGCATGAGTTGTTGGAAGAAGAATGTTTAGAGAAAACTGTAAAGAAAG GTCGTTTCTACGCCCTGTCGTACAACAGGAGAATCGACCAAGATGATGTTGTTGCCATCCTCCCAACTG GCCAGATGATTCTGTCTGTGAATAAAGACACGTATGAACAACTGGGTTTGGAGGGAAAGGAGTCACAGTACACCCACAAACAGCCCATGAGATATG TGGTGACTGTAGACCTCACAGACAAATCTATGCTTCCGGGTTCGAAACGGTACAACCGAGTGTTGTGGGCACTTAAAGAAAAAGTGCCAGTTAAAATGGACTTCTTGCTGGCCAGACACAGCACTG AGGCCAATGAGGGTGGTATGCTGCCTTCCTGCCTCTCCCAGTACCACTGCAGGGAGCTCCAGGCATCCATTAGCACCCAGAAGCTGAGCAGCCTGCCCTATCCTGTCCTGTGTAGCTGTGACATTCGGGGGGAGGGCTACTGTGAGCCGCACCAGTTCCTGGAGTGGCTGGGGGCCGTCACCATGGAAATCGACTG CAACAATGATGCAACCAGCTTCATGTCAACATACTCATGTCCAGAACAACACAACACCTTAAGCCAGGCCTTGCTGTGCTCCATCACTGGCCTCTTGCTGCCCGAGGACATACAGTCGctgctggagaagctgcg GAGTTACTTTGAGCAGCCCAAGCTCACATCCTGGCTGTCGTTGGTGGTGCATGGCTTTGCCGACAGCCCCGTGTCCTGGGGGATGGAGGAGCATGGCTTCCACAAGGGCGGTGAGAATTTCTACGGTTTTGTGGTCTTCGGGAACCAGGACTACTGGCTGCACATGGGCACCGGGGCGAACGACGGTTGCCCTCCGTGA
- the LOC111858972 gene encoding chromodomain Y-like protein isoform X3, whose translation MDKRKSKKGRVEYLVRWRGYSYEGDTWQPEMHLSNCMEFIHEFNRLQGELQQDGPPPHSGPGAANNARKQICRPQPSDGPRAASSSLAAVPSVLKQQQQLLLPASGDLNGKSDAQHLPPAAKYHRLAETAPGMVGMHGVGTGCRSMDLTRSGIKILVPKSPMKSRAAGEMSPSEAAHSLQQAGQEPDSVPPEVSLLEKPVGALLGPRDERARMGTRPRTQTMLPPPQVPITTAAVKSLNGKGSSSFMEALAANGSVSQQSTPMGSLGVAPKRRFEERSAFDRRLRFSVRQTESAYRYRDIVVKKQVGFTHILLSTKSSENNSLNPNVMRELQGAMSSAAVDDSKLVLLSAVGSAFCFGLDFVYFIRKLTDDRKRESSKMAESIRTFVNTFIQFKKPIVVAVNGPVVGLAAAILPLCDVVWANEKAWFQTPYSTFGQTPDACSSITFPCIMGLASASEMLLSGHKLTAQEACTKGLVSQVFWPGTFMQEVMVRIKELVSCNSFKSRLIRPGNIFPVFNCPILVLQESKALVRSSTKAALEQANEHECEALERVWGSPQGLDSILKYLQKKVNDL comes from the exons ATGGACAAGCGGAAGAGCAAGAAGGGCAGGGTGGAGTACCTGGTACGCTGGCGGGGCTACAGCTACGAGGGCGACACGTGGCAGCCGGAGATGCACCTGTCCAACTGCATGGAGTTCATCCACGAGTTCAACCGGCTGCAGGGTGAGCTACAGCAGGacgggccccccccccactctgggCCTGGTGCCGCTAATAATGCCCGCAAGCAGATCTGCAGGCCGCAGCCCAGCGATGGCCCCAGGGCTGCCTCTTCCAGTCTCGCTGCTGTCCCCTCTGTTCTgaagcagcaacagcagcttCTGTTGCCTGCCTCCGGCGACTTGAACGGTAAATCGGATGCACAGCATCTCCCGCCTGCTGCGAAGTACCACCGCCTGGCTGAGACAGCCCCGGGAATGGTCGGAATGCACGGTGTGGGCACCGGCTGCCGGAGCATGGACCTCACAAGGTCTGGCATCAAGATCTTGGTGCCCAAGAGCCCTATGAAGAGCCGTGCTGCTGGCGAGATGTCGCCCAGCGAGGCTGCCCACAGCCTCCAGCAGGCAGGCCAGGAGCCCGACTCTGTGCCCCCAGAGGTATCCCTGCTAGAAAAGCCTGTGGGGGCCCTGCTGGGGCCCAGGGATGAGAGAGCCCGCATGGGCACACGGCCACGGACCCAAACCATGCTCCCCCCACCTCAGGTCCCCATCACAACCGCTGCAGTGAAGTCCCTCAATGGCAAAg GTTCGTCCTCCTTCATGGAAGCTTTAGCAGCTAATGGCTCAGTGAGCCAACAGAGCACCCCCATGGGGTCGTTGGGTGTGGCGCCCAAGCGGCGCTTTGAGGAGCGCTCGGCCTTCGACAGACGGCTGCGCTTCAGCGTACGGCAGACGGAGAGTGCCTACCGCTACCGCGACATCGTGGTGAAGAAGCAGGTTGGCTTCACGCACATCCTGCTTTCCACCAAGTCCTCAGAGAACAACTCGCTGAACCCCAAT GTGATGCGGGAGCTGCAAGGCGCCATGAGCTCAGCGGCGGTGGACGACAGCAAACTGGTGCTGCTCAGCGCAGTGGGCAGTGCTTTCTGCTTTGGCCTGGACTTCGTCTACTTCATCCGGAAGCTCACAGACGACAGGAAGAGAGAAAGCTCCAAGATGGCCGAGTCCATCCG GACTTTCGTGAACACCTTCATCCAGTTCAAGAAGCCCATTGTGGTAGCGGTGAATGGGCCGGTGGTGGGCCTGGCTGCTGCCATCCTGCCACTGTGTGACGTTGTCTGGGCCAACGAGAAGGCCTGGTTCCAAACACCCTACAGCACCTTCGGCCAGACGCCTGATGCCTGCTCCTCCATCACCTTCCCTTGCATCATGGGCTTGGCCTCC gcCAGCGAGATGCTGCTGAGTGGCCACAAGCTGACAGCCCAGGAGGCCTGCACCAAGGGCCTGGTGTCCCAGGTCTTCTGGCCAGGGACATTCATGCAGGAGGTCATGGTGCGCATTAAGGAGCTAGTCTCTTGTAATTCCTTC aaatcgagactcatcagaccaggcaacatttttccagtcttcaactgtccaattttg GTCCTGCAGGAGTCCAAAGCACTGGTGCGCAGCAGCACCAAGGCCGCCCTGGAACAGGCCAATGAGCATGAGTGTGAGGCCCTCGAGAGGGTGTGGGGCTCGCCACAAGGCCTGGACTCCATCCTCAAATACTTGCAGAAGAAGGTCAACGATCTCTAG
- the LOC111858972 gene encoding chromodomain Y-like protein isoform X4: MDKRKSKKGRVEYLVRWRGYSYEGDTWQPEMHLSNCMEFIHEFNRLQGELQQDGPPPHSGPGAANNARKQICRPQPSDGPRAASSSLAAVPSVLKQQQQLLLPASGDLNGKSDAQHLPPAAKYHRLAETAPGMVGMHGVGTGCRSMDLTRSGIKILVPKSPMKSRAAGEMSPSEAAHSLQQAGQEPDSVPPEVSLLEKPVGALLGPRDERARMGTRPRTQTMLPPPQVPITTAAVKSLNGKGSSSFMEALAANGSVSQQSTPMGSLGVAPKRRFEERSAFDRRLRFSVRQTESAYRYRDIVVKKQVGFTHILLSTKSSENNSLNPNVMRELQGAMSSAAVDDSKLVLLSAVGSAFCFGLDFVYFIRKLTDDRKRESSKMAESIRTFVNTFIQFKKPIVVAVNGPVVGLAAAILPLCDVVWANEKAWFQTPYSTFGQTPDACSSITFPCIMGLASASEMLLSGHKLTAQEACTKGLVSQVFWPGTFMQEVMVRIKELVSCNSFVLQESKALVRSSTKAALEQANEHECEALERVWGSPQGLDSILKYLQKKVNDL, encoded by the exons ATGGACAAGCGGAAGAGCAAGAAGGGCAGGGTGGAGTACCTGGTACGCTGGCGGGGCTACAGCTACGAGGGCGACACGTGGCAGCCGGAGATGCACCTGTCCAACTGCATGGAGTTCATCCACGAGTTCAACCGGCTGCAGGGTGAGCTACAGCAGGacgggccccccccccactctgggCCTGGTGCCGCTAATAATGCCCGCAAGCAGATCTGCAGGCCGCAGCCCAGCGATGGCCCCAGGGCTGCCTCTTCCAGTCTCGCTGCTGTCCCCTCTGTTCTgaagcagcaacagcagcttCTGTTGCCTGCCTCCGGCGACTTGAACGGTAAATCGGATGCACAGCATCTCCCGCCTGCTGCGAAGTACCACCGCCTGGCTGAGACAGCCCCGGGAATGGTCGGAATGCACGGTGTGGGCACCGGCTGCCGGAGCATGGACCTCACAAGGTCTGGCATCAAGATCTTGGTGCCCAAGAGCCCTATGAAGAGCCGTGCTGCTGGCGAGATGTCGCCCAGCGAGGCTGCCCACAGCCTCCAGCAGGCAGGCCAGGAGCCCGACTCTGTGCCCCCAGAGGTATCCCTGCTAGAAAAGCCTGTGGGGGCCCTGCTGGGGCCCAGGGATGAGAGAGCCCGCATGGGCACACGGCCACGGACCCAAACCATGCTCCCCCCACCTCAGGTCCCCATCACAACCGCTGCAGTGAAGTCCCTCAATGGCAAAg GTTCGTCCTCCTTCATGGAAGCTTTAGCAGCTAATGGCTCAGTGAGCCAACAGAGCACCCCCATGGGGTCGTTGGGTGTGGCGCCCAAGCGGCGCTTTGAGGAGCGCTCGGCCTTCGACAGACGGCTGCGCTTCAGCGTACGGCAGACGGAGAGTGCCTACCGCTACCGCGACATCGTGGTGAAGAAGCAGGTTGGCTTCACGCACATCCTGCTTTCCACCAAGTCCTCAGAGAACAACTCGCTGAACCCCAAT GTGATGCGGGAGCTGCAAGGCGCCATGAGCTCAGCGGCGGTGGACGACAGCAAACTGGTGCTGCTCAGCGCAGTGGGCAGTGCTTTCTGCTTTGGCCTGGACTTCGTCTACTTCATCCGGAAGCTCACAGACGACAGGAAGAGAGAAAGCTCCAAGATGGCCGAGTCCATCCG GACTTTCGTGAACACCTTCATCCAGTTCAAGAAGCCCATTGTGGTAGCGGTGAATGGGCCGGTGGTGGGCCTGGCTGCTGCCATCCTGCCACTGTGTGACGTTGTCTGGGCCAACGAGAAGGCCTGGTTCCAAACACCCTACAGCACCTTCGGCCAGACGCCTGATGCCTGCTCCTCCATCACCTTCCCTTGCATCATGGGCTTGGCCTCC gcCAGCGAGATGCTGCTGAGTGGCCACAAGCTGACAGCCCAGGAGGCCTGCACCAAGGGCCTGGTGTCCCAGGTCTTCTGGCCAGGGACATTCATGCAGGAGGTCATGGTGCGCATTAAGGAGCTAGTCTCTTGTAATTCCTTC GTCCTGCAGGAGTCCAAAGCACTGGTGCGCAGCAGCACCAAGGCCGCCCTGGAACAGGCCAATGAGCATGAGTGTGAGGCCCTCGAGAGGGTGTGGGGCTCGCCACAAGGCCTGGACTCCATCCTCAAATACTTGCAGAAGAAGGTCAACGATCTCTAG